ACTACCCAGTCACTAGGCCAGTACCCGAAACACTGCACTGGATTCGGACTGCTGCACATATTCTATGTACATTGGCATTGCTAAATTCTGATGCACATCTTCTGATCACTGCAcaaatttattcattaaaaaaaaggcaacagCAATAAATCTTGGGATACTGCACTATCAAGCTACAATTATTATCActcatgcattaaaaaaaaaaagggaaaaaaactggtTAATTCTCTTTACACTTTAGTGACCGTAAAATGTATGTTAAGGAACGATTTATGACTTGTCTCTTACCTTGCACGAGCTACAAAAACCGTATTAAAGCGAACATGGGCTCTTGTTTCCACACATATTAGCTAAGTAATATCTTTCACGTTTCAAGGTCAACTGCTAGATTGTTGATATTCGAGTACCCCGCCATATTGGCTGCTAACTTGAACTAGCCAATCGCTGTCGCCGTCACAAAGTCTTCCTTTTCAAGAATGCGACCATTTGAAAGTGAGAAtctgtttgtaaataaaagttgtttaccTCTGTCGCTGTAActtgtgtttatttcttcaagCACCCATGTTTACTTGAAGTTGAAGACGACTGTTCGGGCGTGTGTGCCCTGCATGCTATGCGACAAGTAACTAGGGCAGTGTGACATCGGGTGGTCCTTGTCGCTGTCCTTATTGAAGTTCATGTGGCGTGAACGTGCTGGCGAGCATGTGCGTGCGAATGTTGTGTACACTGTGGTTATGGGGATCAGGGAGCGACGAGTGACAAGGTTTTGAGCGCATCAGGCTTCCTGAAAAATACTGTTTGTACTCAGCAGCAGGTGGACAAGAGGAATACAAGAGCGCGTGAACGTTGAACTTGGGTACGTGTGACGagtcggtgtgtgtgtttgtgtgtacgtgggAGTGTGCATGCACTGGTGTAGAatcatgtgtgcgtgcatacaacaatttaaaaaaaaaaaattaaaaaatctaatgcttttacattttactttcaagattttttttaaaatttcagatcAAATTACGAACATCGAGGTATACGTATAAGCTATGATCATAAATCATAAAACACAGTTAGATCGacgtaatatatatatatttagttcctgattaaagatttcaaaacaaaacaaaattctgacaACTTGCTCGGACAGTAAAAAATGCTCTTAATTCATCTGCACTGCCTGGCCTATCGCGCTTCGGTCACAACAACGGAGACTCACACCCATTGATAAAAGAATGCAGTCTGGCAAGTTCTGTTTTTAGACCTTTATGTGCAATTAAGAGAATAAAGCTGTTCATAAAAAGTGGGAAATGTTCGTGCATTGTCGAATGGAGCGGCTCCATCAATAAAACTAAAGAATATTCATTTTTATGGCTGCATTTAAAGATCCTTTTACATAGGAATCAATACAGTTTATAACCTCTGAATATTATAGTAataattctgtgtgtgtgcatgtgtgattgAATGTATtacacgcgcgcgtgtgtattaATTGTGTGTCTAAGAGGATTTTTGTTGGGAGTTGGGACAGTATACGCATAAGGCGAGTACGTGTTTTTATGTCGTGGACCTATATATgtcttgtaaatattaaaatgcgACACAATTTATTCTGCCAGTAGATTTATCCCCATGTTGATCAAGCATGATGCTTTAATAGCTTTCCTTCTTCTGATGGGTGTAATCCGTTGAATTTTTTAACTTGTGCATTAGCTCTTCTCAGCGTGATCTTGTCTCTCAAAGCGTCCGTGATTATGACTATAATAGTAAAGCTAAAAGAACTATAATCATATTACTCAATAGCAGCAAAAAGAGGACAACTCTTTGATTTcccaagttttttgttttttgtaaaaccACTGTCCGGTGCGATCCTTGATTTCGAGGCGAGGGCGTCCTTCAACTTTCTAAAGGAACGGCCATTTTTGGGCGTTTCTTGTTGAACAGAAAGTCGTCTTGAGGTGTGAGAAATTTGACTGGTGACTGGCTCACTGTTTCTTCTCGGAAAATCTCGATCAGAACTGACACTGGACTTCTGAGTCGTAAAGGTATCGTCGACACACACTGGCGAAGATTTTAAGGTAAGGTGGTCCACACATGCTGATCTTGCGTGAACAGAGTTGTGAAatcttttcatgtttgtcatctGTTTTTTGTGGACATCGCGGAAAGATTTTTCGTCTGCTTCCATTCTGCGAACGGCGGTTTGGAGAACATCGAGTTCGTGATCGTTGGCCGAACGAACAAAAAGAGAACACTCTTGAATCTGGGTTGAAGAACCTGATCCTCTCCTGAGACCAAATGTTTTCATCGCACGTTTTTGGTAATCCATTCGTCTGACCATTTCGCCAATAGAAGCCATTTCTATCAGACCAAATAggaagaaatctgaaaaaaagataataaa
This window of the Pomacea canaliculata isolate SZHN2017 linkage group LG4, ASM307304v1, whole genome shotgun sequence genome carries:
- the LOC112562408 gene encoding uncharacterized protein LOC112562408, whose protein sequence is MKKYFLQNPDKDFFLFGLIEMASIGEMVRRMDYQKRAMKTFGLRRGSGSSTQIQECSLFVRSANDHELDVLQTAVRRMEADEKSFRDVHKKQMTNMKRFHNSVHARSACVDHLTLKSSPVCVDDTFTTQKSSVSSDRDFPRRNSEPVTSQISHTSRRLSVQQETPKNGRSFRKLKDALASKSRIAPDSGFTKNKKLGKSKSCPLFAAIE